DNA from Aquificaceae bacterium:
CTTTACCTCTGTCCCAGCCCTTAAAAATTTACCCTTTAGCTCTGGGTTTAATCTTTCTAATTCCCTAAGGGGAACCCCTGTCGCTTTAGAAACATCACTAAGTCTACCACCTCTCCTAACTATATATATATCATAATTTTCTTGCCTCCTTCTTGCCTCCGCCAATTGCCTTTCTCTTACAGGCACTCTCACCTTTGTACCTGCAGGAAGCCATTTACCCTTTAGGTCTGGATTGAGCCTTTCCAAATCTCTAAGAGGAACGCCTGTTGCTTGTGCCACATGCTCAAGCCTTCCACCCCTTCTCACTGTGTATAGCTCATACTTTTCTCCTGAGCTTTCTCTCCCTTCTGCTTTTGCTTGCAAGCTACCCTTTGGCACTCTCACCTTTGTACCTGCAGGAAGCCATTTACCCTTTAGGTCTGGATTGANNNNNNNNNNNNNNNNNNNNNNNNNNNNNNNNNNNNNNNNNNNNNNNNNNNNNNNNNNNNNNNNNNNNNNNNNNNNNNNNNNNNNNNNNNNNNNNNNNNNGGCACTCTCACCTTTGTACCTGCAGGAAGCCATTTACCCTTTAGGTCTGGATTGAGCCTTTCCAAATCTCTAAGAGGAACGCCTGTTGCTTGTGCCACATGCTCAAGCCTTCCACCCCTTCTCACTGTGTAGATATCATGATTTTCTATTGTAGATATTCTATTAGCACTTGTTCTTGCAGGAATCTTTATCTTCTGACCTTCCACAATTCTATCATCTTTCAAGTTATTAAATTCCTTAAGAGTTTTTACATCAACACCAAAGCTATTCGCTATCTTCTGTAGAGTATCTCCTCTCTTTACCTCATATATGGCGTATTTTTCTGTAGACCTTACTTGTGTAGCTTTTACTGGTATGCATATTGTTTGACCAACTCTTAGTCTTCTCTCGTCAATGCCTTTGTTGGCAGACTTTAGAGTGTTTATGTCTATTCCTTCTCTCCTTGCTATCCTTTCCAGAGTGTCCCCTTCCTTTACCCTATAGTTTTTACATTCCATGGCAAAGGAAAAGCTAAGACTAATACCTAATAGTAAAATCCCTTTCCTCATGGTTTGGCACCTCCTTGAGGATTTCCATGCGGTCAACCCTTCCCGCAGGAGGACCCTCCCAAAGTTGTTTCAAAAACTCCCATACCACCTCCTTATCTCCTTGAACAAAAACCTCAACCCTTCCATCGGGCAAGTTTTTAACCCAGCCAGTAAGACCATAACTCTGAGCAAGCCTTTTTGTAAAAGCCCTATAACCTACACCTTGCACTATACCGCTTACATATATTTTTAGAGCTATCATCTATAGAATTTTACATCAGAAAAACTCAGTTGAAAAGTCAAAAGGATATGTAGTATCATTAAAGAGCTACAACCTACAGGAGGTGTTTTCATGAAAACAGCCATACTTACAGCCTTGCTATCTTTTTCCTTTGCCCTCGCCCAGGACTGTAAGGTTCAAGAGGGCTATGCAAGCTGGTATGGTGGAAAGTTTCATGGTAGGAAAACAAGCTCAGGAGAGGTTTTCAATAAGCATAAGTTTACCGCAGCGTCAAGAGATTACCCATTTGGGACTTATTTATTGGTTAGGAACCTTAGTAATGGAAAGGAAGTAGTTGTGGTAGTAACAGATAGGGGACCAGCCAAAAGAAGCAGAATAATAGACCTCTCAAAATCCGCAGCGGAAAAGATAGGAATGTTACGGCAAGGCGTAGCTAAGGTTCAGGTAATGCCCCTCTACTGTGCGGTAAAGGGTGATGAACTTAGCGAGGAGGTTCACGAAGAGGTTATTAGAGACCTTCTAAACACATTGTAGGGTTTCTGTTGGCTACAAGTGTTCCGCATCCTCCAAGTGGGTCTTTTCTAAATCTGGT
Protein-coding regions in this window:
- a CDS encoding septal ring lytic transglycosylase RlpA family protein codes for the protein MKTAILTALLSFSFALAQDCKVQEGYASWYGGKFHGRKTSSGEVFNKHKFTAASRDYPFGTYLLVRNLSNGKEVVVVVTDRGPAKRSRIIDLSKSAAEKIGMLRQGVAKVQVMPLYCAVKGDELSEEVHEEVIRDLLNTL
- a CDS encoding LysM peptidoglycan-binding domain-containing protein, which encodes MRKGILLLGISLSFSFAMECKNYRVKEGDTLERIARREGIDINTLKSANKGIDERRLRVGQTICIPVKATQVRSTEKYAIYEVKRGDTLQKIANSFGVDVKTLKEFNNLKDDRIVEGQKIKIPARTSANRISTIENHDIYTVRRGGRLEHVAQATGVPLRDLERLNPDLKGKWLPAGTKVRVP
- a CDS encoding acylphosphatase, producing MIALKIYVSGIVQGVGYRAFTKRLAQSYGLTGWVKNLPDGRVEVFVQGDKEVVWEFLKQLWEGPPAGRVDRMEILKEVPNHEERDFTIRY